DNA from Polycladomyces zharkentensis:
AAAAAGTTCGCGGGTCACGATCTCCCGTCTCAAGACCTGCATCAACAGTTTGATCGCTCGATGGGAAATTCGGACCCACTGCCAAAAGCGAGTGGTTCAACCACTTTGTCATAAGTCCCATTGCCCCGTCATGACGGGAAGGGATCTCCATCCCGGAAACTCAGCTTTGTTGTTGTTGGGCCAGGCGAACCAATCGTTTCGTAATTTCTCCGCCGACTGATCCGTTCGCTCGGGCCGTTTCCGCTCCGCCCAACGTCACTCCGAATTCCGCGGCAATCTCTTCCTTGAACTGATTGATGACCCCCGCAGCCCCCGGAACCAGCAACTTGTTGCTGCTGCGCGTGCGTGCCATGGTTTCACCCCCTTGTCCTTTAGTATGAACCGATGGGGGTGTACCATCAGTCGCACATGTTTCCATGTCAAACAACGGCAAGCCGTCCACCCCATCAAAACAAGCATGTCAGTTCTTCACAAACAAGGAAAAACCCGACGTCATGTCGGGGGAAATCGTGGAGAAAGCGAATCAGGGTGTTTGGACCTGTAACGTCCGTATCGCTTTCCCGGCTCGTTCTTCGCTCAATCGGGCCAATCTGCCATAACATGTGTTCACCTATCCCGAGGAAATTTACGGGTGAGCGGCCGCAATGCCCGAGGTGGACCCAGAATCTCCTGCATGACGATTGCACGGGACCAGTCCTCCCGTGCCCATTGCATCGGGGATCTTTTTGTTTGCTTCGACCCCACCCGGGGCTGCACCTCCCGGGAAGCCGACACCGCGGTAGCCTGTGCTCTCCCCTTTGGCTTTTTCTTCATGGAAACCGAAACTTCATTCGGGCGATCAGAAGGGCGTTTCCGGTCTGTTTCGGCCATAAGCGGTCGGGAGAGCGGACGCCGTTGATCTCCTCTCGACAGCCGTCCCACCAATCGGGTCAATACAAACAATCCGACGGCCAACAGCATCCATCCCACTTTGGTGCACCTCCCCGGTGACGTTGTCGGGATTCGTGACTGACATCAGACAAATCCCACCGAACGATCATCAGCTCTGCTCGTCCTCTTCCGCACCGGCAGAACGGCTGATCGATTTGCGCATCGCGGTATCCGCCATCACATTTTGCAAATGATAGTAATCCATAACCCCCAATTTTCCGGAGCGCAACGCTTCCGCCATCGCCAGCGGCACTTGTGCTTCCGCCTCCACCACTTTTGCGCGCATCTCCTCCACGCGTGCGCGCATTTCCTGCTCTTTGGCCACTGCCATCGCCCGGCGTTCCTCGGCCTTGGCTTGGGCGATCCGTTTGTCCGCTTCAGCTTGATCGGTCTGCAGGCGGGCACCGATGTTCTCCCCGATATCCACGTCGGCTATGTCAATGGAGAGGATTTCAAAAGCCGTTCCCGCATCCAATCCCTTGCTCAGTACGGTATTGGAGATCATGTCGGGGTTTTCCAACACTTCTTTGTGGCTGTTGGCCGAACCGTTGGTGGTCACGATCCCTTCGCCGACCCGGGCGATGATGGTCTCTTCTCCCGCACCGCCAACCAAACGGTCGATATTGGCGCGGACGGTCACCCGGGCTCTCACCTTCACCTCGATCCCGTCTTTGGCTACAGCGGAGACCACCGGGGTTTCAATCACCTTGGGGTTGACGCTCATCTGCACGGCTTCCAGCACATCGCGACCGGCCAGATCTATCGCGGCCGCCCGTTCGAACACCAAATCGATGTCCGCCCGCTGCGCTGCGATCAGGGCGTCCACCACACGATCCACATTACCTCCGGCCAAATAGTGGGTTTCCAACTGGACAATCGTGACATCCAGACCCGCTTTTCTCGCTTTGATCAAAGGATTGACGATTCGAGCCGGCACAATCCGGCGCAACCGCATCCCGATCAATGTGGTCAAACCGACATAAACTCCGGACGCCATCGCACTGATCCACAACATTACGGGTACGAACGTAAACAGGATGGACAAGAAAATAATACCGACCACCACGAGTAAAATGACCAATACGTCGGCACTCATCCATTCATCCTCCGTTTTTCGGTAATAAAAAATGATTTTGACAAATGAGAGGCAAAAAAACAGCGTACCCAACGCTGTAAACCATTTGATCCAAGGTGTTTGCCCCATCCATTGGGAAAATAGACGGTAAGCAATCGTTCCCTTTCTCCGCTTACAGATGGTTAGCCGGAGTTGCCGGAAGGGATTCCCAACCCCGGCAACCACCGCCAAACGGTTCAACGAAGCGTTTGATCATCGACGGTTTCAGCCGCCTGCGTAGGGTACACCGCCACGTACATCTTATCACCAAACTGACATACCGCCCCAAGCGGCGTCAGCTCAATACTTCCTGCACCAAACGGTTGACCAGTTTTCCGTCCGCACGCCCTTTGACACGGGGCATGATCGCCTTCATCACCTTGCCCATGTCGGCTTTGGACGAAGCGCCCGTTTCCTGCACCACTTCCCGCACCAGCTCGCGCAGTTCCTCTTCACTCAACTGCTCGGGCAGGTACGGTTCGATCACCGCAATTTCCTCCCGCAGTTGCTGAACCAGATCATCCCGGCCCGCATCTTCAAACTGCTGCAAGGCATCTTTGCGCTTTTTCAACTCACGCATCAGAACTTCGATCACTTCTTCGTCGCTGAGCTCGTGTTGTCGCTGAATCTCTTCATTTTTGATCTCGGAACGAAGCATGCGGATCACGGAAAGCTTGGTCTTCTCTTTGTTTTTCATCGCAGTCTTCATGTCCTGGTTCAACCGTTCCAAAAGGCTCACTTTGACAGCCACCTTTCTCTTACTTCCGCTTTTTCCGTGCAGCCTCGGATTTCTTTTTCCGGCGAACACTGGGTTTATCGTAGTGTTCCCGTTTTCTCAACTCGGCCAGCACGCCGTCTTTCGAGCAGGAACGCTTAAACCGGCGCAATGCGTTATCCAGCGATTCGTTTTTGCGCACGCGAACCTCCGCCATGCATATCCCTCCCCTCCGCGGGTCAGCGAGCCGCCATACGAAAAGCGGCCGGGGTTTGACAAAGTTGACCACCACCAGACACAAGTGGCGACCGATTTCCCGGCGAAGGGAAAGTCCACACCTGCCGGTTCTCGCTGTCAACCTGCCCCCACGCAGCCCGTAGGATGCCAACCGGCCCGAGAAAGACCAGTCTCATGTTGCAGAGTCAGCCTTCATTATACATTAGCAGAAAAAGGCATGTCAAAGACCTGGGATTGCGGCATCAGCCCGGAGGCCATGTCAGTTGCCGGCCGCCGATCAGATGGAAATGAAGGTGAAAAACGGTTTGACCGCCGTCTTTTCCAAAGTTGTTCACCACACGAAATCCCTTTTCCGACAACCCCAGCTCTTTGGCCAGTTTGGAAGCCACCGTGAACAAATGGCCCAGCACGGCCGGGTCGCGATCCGCCGCTTCGATCACGTCACGATGATGCTCCTTGGGAATCAGCAGAACATGTACCGGTGCGACGGGATTGATGTCCTTAAACGCCAGCACACGGTCGTCCTCATACACTTTTTCGGACGGAATCTCTCCCTTGACGATACCGCAAAACAGACAATCGGCCACACACGACCCTCCTTGTCCTTCTGATGGCCACATTATATCAAGAAAACGCCCTTGGACAAAAGTGTTTGAAACGACATGTGACATACCCTACACGGCTGAAGCACCGGAGATACTCCCTTCGGTCGCCGTGGGCTTCCCGCTTCATCTGGCGTGGCAGCCCACATCCATCCACGATGGCTTTTGTCCAAGCCGTGTGATCTTCGTTTCACGCGTTTTTGCTCGCGGTAGTTTTCAGTGTTTTTGCACTTCTCGACTCGATTGTACCAAATTTTTGTTGTACTTGCGAGAGGAACAAAGCCCTCCCGTGTCCGACGCTCGCTTTTTATAAAGTCCCGCACTAATAAGAGATCAGACGCATAGGATACAACGGTCGCCCAACCGACCGGAAGAAAGGAGGGAAATCGACATGTCCCGCGACAAACAATCTGAGTTGCGGCGCCTGATCCGCAAAATGGTGAAGGAAGAGCTGGAAAAACTGTTCCCGACGGACCTTGCTGTTTCACCAGACCCCCCTGACGATCCGGCGTTTACCCATGATCACCCTTCCCCTCCTCCATCAACCCGCTCCCACAAAAAAGCGACCACCCCATCACCTTGGGCGGTATTCGGCTCCCCCCAGCCCG
Protein-coding regions in this window:
- a CDS encoding alpha/beta-type small acid-soluble spore protein, coding for MARTRSSNKLLVPGAAGVINQFKEEIAAEFGVTLGGAETARANGSVGGEITKRLVRLAQQQQS
- the floA gene encoding flotillin-like protein FloA (flotillin-like protein involved in membrane lipid rafts), whose product is MSADVLVILLVVVGIIFLSILFTFVPVMLWISAMASGVYVGLTTLIGMRLRRIVPARIVNPLIKARKAGLDVTIVQLETHYLAGGNVDRVVDALIAAQRADIDLVFERAAAIDLAGRDVLEAVQMSVNPKVIETPVVSAVAKDGIEVKVRARVTVRANIDRLVGGAGEETIIARVGEGIVTTNGSANSHKEVLENPDMISNTVLSKGLDAGTAFEILSIDIADVDIGENIGARLQTDQAEADKRIAQAKAEERRAMAVAKEQEMRARVEEMRAKVVEAEAQVPLAMAEALRSGKLGVMDYYHLQNVMADTAMRKSISRSAGAEEDEQS
- a CDS encoding GatB/YqeY domain-containing protein, coding for MSLLERLNQDMKTAMKNKEKTKLSVIRMLRSEIKNEEIQRQHELSDEEVIEVLMRELKKRKDALQQFEDAGRDDLVQQLREEIAVIEPYLPEQLSEEELRELVREVVQETGASSKADMGKVMKAIMPRVKGRADGKLVNRLVQEVLS
- the rpsU gene encoding 30S ribosomal protein S21; this encodes MAEVRVRKNESLDNALRRFKRSCSKDGVLAELRKREHYDKPSVRRKKKSEAARKKRK
- a CDS encoding histidine triad nucleotide-binding protein, which produces MADCLFCGIVKGEIPSEKVYEDDRVLAFKDINPVAPVHVLLIPKEHHRDVIEAADRDPAVLGHLFTVASKLAKELGLSEKGFRVVNNFGKDGGQTVFHLHFHLIGGRQLTWPPG